The genomic window AGATcttcaatatgaaaaataaaagagTAACCAAAGTTATCAAATTAGACAGTCCATGCTGGGGTTTATCTTTCTCTAATAATTCTCTTGCTGTAAGTTTGTTGACTGGTGAAATCCGTATAATAGACTTGGAAGGAAATATACTAAGGTCAATAGTAAAAGGGTGTGACTCAACTCGTGATTTCCTTGTTTACTGTAATGACAGAGTAATATACAGTGACCGTTATGGCAAAGCAGTATACTGTATCAATGCATCAGGTCAACAGATCTGGcaatatacacatgatacacagGATTTAGAAGGGCCAAAAGGACTTTGTACAGATACTTATGGTAATATTATTGTCGCAGACTATGAATCTGATAGAATAATAGTAATATCTAAAGATGGACAGAATAGTAAAGTACTGATTAACAAAGAAGATGGACTGGAGAATCCTCATCGTATCTGTTTTAATCGTAATGCGTCTTCATGTTTTACTTGTCATACCTGGGGAACATACTTGGCAGAATTTGATATTACTTATGGATAAATTATACATTGAAAAATCTTATGATAATTCTTGTCTTTTAAACTACAAAAGAGAGACTGAAGATGCCTGACAACACcacagcaaaaaaaaacaaaaaacacccaaaagacaaacaagtctacaaaacaaacacagaaacCCAAAACCTAGCAaaacaaccccaccaaaaactgggttgATATCAGATGTTCTGGAAGAGCTAcaagatccttctccacatgtgacATTTGTCATGTTACTGAGAAAAAACTTGGATAACCCTATCATACTATTGTTATTATAAGTCATCAAGTGCTTGGTGAGAAGAAcatatttaagaaaatatatattaagaaatattctaaaatatatctatataattgcTGTTTTTAAGACAAGTGTAAGTTCAGTTAATTCAGGTTCAAGTTTAATAacgatattttatttattttttaacgagACCAGGTGAGGTATCAGTATTTGATGTATTATTaattaataaacatatatatgacTTTCCAAATGTactgatttcaataaaaaaaatcaatgtataaAATCATGATAATGCATGTTAATTTATTGTTCATGAATGTAGAGACTAAATTTTGGATTCATTCTCTTTAGTCCCCAGCATAGATAATATGAAAATATGTGagtttgaattaaataaaaaggaGGTGAGGGGTAaacttcaatgagacagcaacccaagaaCAGTTGTTCATCAACACAGATGAGTCCCTGTACAATTTTCAAACAATAATCAAGCATGACCACCAACACCAAGATTTAAACCTCGAGTGTAGACAAGTTATAAAAATTGCCAACAGTTATAAAGGCAAATATGACTATTTCCAGACCCttgatatataaacatgataaacaagagACTCTCACGAGCCTGAATCACTCACCtgtaattttttgcttaaatctttaataaatgattatttttgctttcaatatatatcaatgagtggcttaaaaatgccatttaaatgttctttgtatctgtcatattttcttcaaaagcaaaacaatgcattttacccctatgtttcattttggccatagtggctatatatatatatatatatatatatatatatgtttcttgacgtacaaggaaataaaatacaaaatttatactagatactctgaaactcattcagcccaagtttggctgaaattgattcagcagtttcaaaggagaagattttttaaagtaagcaaactagatgaacaaattgtgaaaagttgtctttaaagggcaataactctttaaggggtcaattgacagttttggtcatataaacttatttgtaaacatttttgctgtatacagtttatctttatctataataatattcaagataataaccgaaaactgcaaaatttccttaaaatcatcaattcaggggcaataACCTAAAAATCAGATACCCGATTTGGCtgataatttcagggcaggtagaccttgacctaatgaATACATTATCTTCTTGTctgatttcctctaaatgctttagtttttgagatataagccaaaaactgcattttaccctatgttctatttttagccatggtggccatgttttctgaggaaacagaaaataaaacacaaagttTATTCTAGATAACCTAAgaatcattcagcttaagtttagtttaatttgattCAGTAATTTCAGAAGAGaagaattaaaattagaaaacatgataaacaaattgtgtaaaattgtccttaaagggcaataactccttaaagggtcaattgacaattttggtcttatataacttatttgtagatctaactttgctgaacttttggtgttttcagtttatctttatctataataatattcaagataataaccaaaaacttcaaaatttccttaaaattaccaatttagtggcaccaacccagtgttccagctaggatttcaaaagggcagggtgccaatcctgaaaaagggcatttaacTTGTGATATGATTATATGAAAAGGGCatgttttaataaagatattagTCAAACATTGTCTTTATTCATTGAATCACtggttatatatatacaagtacaacatgattagatataggaagatgtattgtgagtgccaatgagacaactctgcatacaaataacaatttataaaagtaaaccattataggtcaatgtacggccttcaacacggagccttggctcacaccgaacaacaagctataaagggccccaaaattactagtgtaaaaccattcaaatgattAACCCAGATAAAACTCGATTTGTCTACTTTTTATGCTGAAAAAACTTGTCAACCACCTTGTCACACAAGTTTTCAAGGCATTGCTTGTCACAATTTAGCTTTATATGCAGCATGTTTTGCAGGGTATCCTGCTTCATTCTGTCACTATAGTCATACAAGTTATACCTGGGAAAGACCCTTTCTGTCTCTGCTGTGCTTAATGGTAATACATGCTCAGTAAATGCACAATGTTAGGATATAGCTGGAACAGTGAAAATTTGTATtagaaataaagaatacagaaaaagatgaccaaggcaccctaccCACACTGTTACTAACACCCTTTAAATTTTCCCATAATTCAAAAGACCTAAACATGTAAATTCTAAAACCAGAAGTATGTAGACATATCTTAAGTAGGTAACTCAATGCTAGGAAagaaacatgagttatctttctttattcgggtgtgatccttctttggaggattataCACAGTACATAGAAGAAGTAAATAGGATCAACAATGGCGGCCGGTTTTGTTATTTTCGTATTAAAAGTGAGGGCAGGCAAAGACAAATAAGTCTGAATTTGCTAAAAATAATTACGGAAAACAAGTAAAACGATGTTTTTAACAAGTTGATTATGGTTTTCGACATTCTGTCAATTACGTATTCtccatgaaactacggtaaacattGCAAATTGTGTTGTCGTATAAACATTTCTTCATGCCGACTGACCGAttctatttgaatgaataaaTGTTGATGATCATGAATGACCAATCCGATACATGGATTACCtgtaacaacagattatgacaccgGCAGTTGTAACCGTTGATACGCTTGGGGTCGTAAACAAAGTCATAAACTTGTCGAAAGGTAAAATTTCATATCAATGGCGGATCATAACAAAacgaacaaaataaaatacaatccATCTTCaaaaaggcagggcgccctgAAAACTGCAAAAAGGGCACAGGGCGGCATTCGGAAAAGGGCGGGGGAACTGCCCTGTGAAAAtggcctagctggaacactgccAACTCAACAATgagttagattcatctgaaaatttcagacctGATAAAACTTGACCTAAattaaatgaacattttaaccccatgtcagatttcctctaaatgctttagtttttgagatataagccaaaaactgtattttacccctatgttctatttttagccatggcggccatgttctttgacgaaacagaaaataaaacacaaactttattctagataccctaaggatcattcagcttaagtttagttggaattggttcagtagtttcagaggagaagatgtttgaaatagtttacactggacagacaacgacgacgacggacgactacggacgccaagtgatggcaaaagctcacatttcctttgtAACAAATTTTAGCTCAGATATATGCACCATTGACAACTTCTGAAATTTTTACTGAAATAGATTTCTTCACAAGTCAAGTTTTACATCAGTTTGTAACTTTAAATTCTGAGCATATACTATCTTAAAGTAAATTGCTAGACATTTGCAGGGTTAGAATATGAATGTTCATCTCAATGAACTATGTCATTTGTTCTCTCAAAAGTTGTG from Mytilus galloprovincialis chromosome 5, xbMytGall1.hap1.1, whole genome shotgun sequence includes these protein-coding regions:
- the LOC143076862 gene encoding uncharacterized protein LOC143076862, which produces MSTYVEKSNYNAVVNLSKQKVMASSKPTPCEPCREGKVNNMTINIETKIKINMRKKPISDMICLMDGRILVVEWFGKVYQLTSDGKLDKQLKIPGEASNVTQINQDTIAINYPSEKVIKIFNMKNKRVTKVIKLDSPCWGLSFSNNSLAVSLLTGEIRIIDLEGNILRSIVKGCDSTRDFLVYCNDRVIYSDRYGKAVYCINASGQQIWQYTHDTQDLEGPKGLCTDTYGNIIVADYESDRIIVISKDGQNSKVLINKEDGLENPHRICFNRNASSCFTCHTWGTYLAEFDITYG